TGGGCAATCGATTCCATCATGTCTCCAATTCCTTTTGTTACGAATGTCTGTTTCCTTTTGTTTGGTCGATTTCATACTTGTGATTGGAAGACTTGAATTAATTGTTTGTTGACCAATCCAGTTAAACGTTTtatgctgaaattttgattttgtttaTTAAATAAGGTTGAGATTGTAGTTGAGTTTGATTTGACTGTCTCAAGAAACTCTATATCAAATCAAAGATTTGATTGTTTTAAGAAACTTTATATCAAATTGAGGTTGGATTTTGATTATTATCATCATCGtcattgttattattatcaattagagccatttttttttttttggcaggtGAGAAAATTTGAAACCAAGACCTTTCACttttatataattaaaaacttaagcactacttacccaaaaaaatttcaaaaaaaaaaaagaaaaaaagagcagAGCCATAAGCGAGCAGGCTGGCTTGCAGTTAGTAACTCGATTCGTAAACATACAGAGGTCGTGAGACAGAAGGTTTTGTCTGAGCACGTTTTTCTCGTATATAGCGCACCATGGGTCACGTTTCCGATGGCGGCTTAGAGAGTCAGAGAATCCTGGTACGGGGCCTCTGAAGTAGTATGAACTTGTGGGCCTCGGCTCCTCGTTGCGTTCTCTTCACCGCCCCAGCCCCAACGCGGCGACGCTCGCAAAACCCTAGCTTAAACCCTAATCCCGATTAACCAACTTCAAACACCAGTATATCTTCATTGCAAGCTACGATCTACCTTTCTCACCAGTGCCTGTTTGGATTAATATTCTTCTGAATCTCTTCATAGGCGGTGGCATCTGAAATTAAAGATAAATTTCATACGACGTGATGACTAATTGCCACctgattaataatttctatatatttattttaaggaAATCCCAATCTTTTGTTGAGCTAGCATTTTTGCGATTCTAGTTGAATAATttgaatttctctttctttgcatTGAGTTTGAGTGAAGGAGCATAAAATTCTTCGAAAAGaggggaaaaatatttttgaatgggtaaatctttatttatttttgtttctagtAGTATTATTTAGATTGTAATGATCAGAGAAGCAATTGCTTCTCGTGCAAAATATTTTAGTAGCTTTTATTGTAATTTTGTGCCTTTGACTCTCTTCTGCAGAAAAAACTTCTGGAGAAAAGTCCCGGAGGGAGCGTAGGAAGGAAGCTCGGTtggcaaaaaacaaaaagaagtttGATTCATGGGTCCAACATAAAGTAATTTAccacaaaaatatatatataaaggagggagagagagagagagtatttgtttgtttgaattatatttcatttgttttctgCCTCTTATGTGCATTTTCAGTTAGTGCTGCTTATTCATGCTGTTTCTGTGTCTGTAGCAATCCTCCAAATCAAGGAAAGCTTCGTTGGATTTGAAGCCCACATGTGGGAGGAAACTGGAAAATGATAACGAGCATTCGCAGAATAAAGACAATATACTAATGGTCTCGGATGCTGGAATGGACGGTGACTTTGAGGCGCCTTCAGTGGCTAGAAAGAAGATAGGGAAAAgtagaaattcaaaaaccaaGTTTTCCGAGTATCTTCAGATGGAAACGGGAAGTAGTGGTATGTCAGCAGAGAAGGATTTGATATTGGAAAGAAAACTCGCAAAGAAGCTcaaagtgaaaaatggaaaattgggGGGACTAGATGATGAGATTAATTTGTTGCTTGACGGTATTCCTTCAATTTTTGATTCTATTAAGGGGGCCGATAGAGAGATAAAAAGCCTCGAGAATGGTGGTGCATTGTTTAAGCCAGATAAATGGAACATGTCGGAAGAAGTGGTAGAAAGTGAAATAGAATATGGCACTGAAGAAATAGAAAATGAAACAGAATCTGTCAGCGAAGAAATCTCTCAGTCAAACAGTGAGGAGGAGGATAATGCACTGGAGCTAATTCCATCAAAAGATTCAAGGAAGGAGAAGAAGAGGACTAGGAAAACGAAATTTGAAGAATATCTTGGCATGGAGGAAATGCAAAAAGGTGCTCTCTCAGCAAACGAGGACGTAGAATTCGAAAGAAAGCTTTCCAAAAAGCTCAAGGTCAAAGATGGGAAATTACGTGGAGATGATGATGGCATGAATAACTTATTTGAGGGTATTTCTTCTGCTCTTGATTATTCTGCAGATGTAGTAAGCCAGGGCAATCGTGCTAAGGTCCTTGATAATAGCTCTTTATCAAATAGAAGTGGAATGATGAAGTCAGCAAAGCAAGAACAAGCTAAAAGCATGATTGGGATGTCTCTTGAAGCATCTGAGCGAGTGAAGAATGATGGATTGGATGTAGTGGCAGAAAGAGTGCCTACAGCGTCTCATGCATTAGGGTTGAATACAAAATATGTGGCTCCCCACCTAAGATCTCGTGTGCAGGATGAATCAGAAGAGTATGCTCAAATTCGTAGATGTGTACGAGGTATAAAATTGGGAAACAGCAGTTCTCTTTGCAATTTAAAGAtggtgtgtgtgtgagagagagagagagagagagatttatGATCTTGTGATGCTAATGGCTGATGTCCTAAATGGGTTTCAACTTGTTTTCCAGGTCTCCTAAATAGGCTGTCTGAATCTAATGTGGAATCAATCACAGGGGAAGTATCCACAATTGTCCAGGTAATGCACTGAACTTTCTTGTTTGCCTTTTGCCTTCTCAAAACGTTGTCTTGGCTGCAAAATTAAGTTTCAACTTTGATATGCCTTTCTTTTTTATAGGTTAGTAAGAGAGGACCATGAAATTTATATTTTGTATGAAATTTTGTGGCCAATTGGTTGGCAATATGCAGTGTGTTAATGGAAACTACTTTACTACTTCAGCCTAATATCACGTATGGGTTTTGTTGATCTTGTGATTGCTAGATCGGATGGTGGTGGGTATAAAATGCGCATTTTTCGGCAACCATTTAGCGAATAGCCTTCAGCTCATCTAGTCTGGCATGTTTTACTTTGTACTTTGCTCTAGATGTTTGAAATGTGACTTTTAAATGTATAGATGCAGTTCGCTGCTGTTATTTCACAAGTGTTAGGGCATACCTAGGTGAAAGGTTTGCTGTCATGTCATGCAACTGCTGTTTTGAGTATGTTAAACTACAGAGTTACATGtatatttttgaaattcaatgtGAGTTGTGTATAATTACCATTAGTGCATATATGCTACTTTTGTTCTGAGATTCTATTGGGGTGCCTTGCTTAAATTTGCCATGACAACTTTCTTGTTTACCTTTAATTGCAGTCCGTTGGTCGAAGTGTTGGATCTCAGATTATTATTGAAGAAGTTCTGGAATCATGTTCTGGTGGTCCTCGTGGCAATGAACAGTTACGTATTGCGAATATTTGTCCTTGACTTTCTGATGTTTTCTCTTGCCTTAGGTTTTCTCTCTCGTACTGTATGTGCAAGAGACATTTTCTGGCtgcttgcttttcttttttgtttcataGTGAAACTTGTTTTGCAACTTTCATGAACATTTTTTGGTAGAAAGCTCCAAAAAACTATCAGGTTCACCTCaaaaatgttatatatatatatatatatatatataacgtGTTGGTGGCCAATACAGGGAAAATATGAGTAATTATTTCTTCCCTTGATTGAGGGCCAAAAGGCTCAATGCTTCAAGTGATTGGAGATGATTGAACCTTTTAACTGAGGAAACTGGCAATGTGCTATTCACAGCATGACTTATGTATTTAAGTAGAGGGAAGAATATGTCCTGGTTACTGACCTGCATGAAGTGTTTGAATTTTCCTAaattcatctctctctctctctctctcacatgaGCGCATGCGCACACAGTTAGACAACACACGGGCACTGCACTATTTCAGTCTTAATTGAAGGATTCACTCAGTGACTTGCATCGCTCACTAGATGTTACCAGTTGCGAGAAGTTTAGATTTAGTTAGATTGGCTCTTAACCCGAAAACCAGCAAATGGAGTTTTCAACAATGCCAGCAGCCTCTAAAACATGATTTGTTTGAGCTGTTGAAGAAATATGTAGTTGGTTGACACAGGGTTTGGTTTTTATCTTAGTATCATCATTTTCCATATTCCTGTGTCCAGGTATGCTGCTACTTTTGCGGCTTTCAGTGCTGGCATGGCCTGTTTGGTTGGGATTGATTTTGGTGCAAAGCTTCTTGcctcattggccaaatgttttgaGGTGAATGACTTGCTCTGAACTTCTTAAGCTGTTATGTGTTACTAGTATTCAGTTTTTGTCTAATCAACCTTTGGAAAGTCAATGAATCTTGGCATCAAAGAAAGTTTTTGGTTAGCAACAATATCATCAAAGAAATAACTGACTGAATATATAGACTgtgaagagaaagaagagatTACCATTGTAGTGATTAAGATCTAGGGCACCGATTGAGCACGTATAAACAATAAGGCTTTTTGCTTGCTTTTACCACTTATATGTATCTGTAGAATattttggtttgtatttctgcactttcaagaaaattttcttaatttttatttctgtATCCAGATGGAGTACCTGGAAGAAGACAATGTGTCCTTGAGGAATCTGACTCTTCTGCTTTCCTATCTGTACATATTTGGGGTTTGCACAAGGTCGGGTACTTGCAAAAGCCAAAAATTCCACTCTCCCTTGAACCTCTTCTCCGTCATGCTTTACCTGCTTAGAAATAATTGATATTTTCCACTATCTGATGCTTTTAGGTTATTCCTGTGATTGCCACGGGTCAACAACCAAATTGCAACACACAATCCAGCATGAAATTCTGCTGATTAAAGCTACTGTGTGTggttttttatttacttatttatttatttattctttcaaCTTAATTTTTCTCTGGTGGAAAACAAGAATGTATATCTACttaaaaagggaaaacaaatcACTTATGTGTGGAACTACTATGCCCTACACCTTCTAGGGTAATAATTCAAAGTAGAGTTTTTGCCAAATTTTAGTTCCTGCAAATTGCTGAATCTGCTACAATCTGGCCGTCACCATTAGGACTAACACTTTCTTTGTGGTTGAAGGAATTGGTCAAGAATATTAATTTAGTGGATAGCATGTTTCTTTGTTTCATCTTTTTATTGTATTGATCTCTTGAAGTAACTTTTGTCTTGTTATGTTTCAGTGACTTGGTATATGATTTTATGATAATGCTGAGCAAGCGATTGACAGAGGTTGATGTTTCTACAATCTTGACCATCCTGCAATGTATGCCATCTTCCAGCATATAGTCCTTTAGAAGTAATGCTGTCTAGGTTTGCATTTGATGCTTTAAGAAGTACTAATTGTTTATTAGTAAGATTTTTTTAGGAGCCAGTGTTCCTCTGCCTCGGAGCTGAAGAGAGAGCTAACTTGCATATCTTTGTCCTTACTATGACTGGCTTTTCAACtacaattattattataatcatTATTACTATGTTAACTTGTAATTTAACTTTTGATctgagaaacaaaagaactattACCTGCAGGCTTTATTCAAATAATTCTGTTCTTTACAATATGTCAACCCATTGTTACTGAATCCTGAGGTTTTTTAATTTGGCCTTTCAAATTGAGATCTCATTATTTCTTCTTGTCATTGCAAGCAGCTTGTGGGATGAAAGTGAGGGCTGATGATCCTGTTGGCATGAAGACCTTTATCCAGAGTGTTCAGCAAAGAGCAAATGAGTTGAAGGCTTCATCTGGAAATGGGCAATCAAATATGAGCGGGAAAAGAGTACTCTTATTATAACCATAAAGAGTGCAGTTGCCTTTAATTTTTACCTCTTCTTTTTTCAATACTTAAACTCTGTCATTGTTGCAGATGGAGTTCATGCTTGAAACTTTGTGTGATATAAAAAACAACAAGAAAAGGCCGAAGGAGGAAACAGTACAGCATACTCGAGTAAAGAAATGGCTGCAGAAGGTATATGCTTAATGACATTTCTGTCCTTTATAGATGGTTGTTCACAAGTATAGCAGTTCTGTGAAATCTGCTCTATACAGTATATCTTTGATCCATCTGAAGAGGTACTTTAGACAAAATGATCATGTTCTTCAACGGGGGCAATAATCACCAGTTTGCTGCCATTTAATACAAGCTATCTGAAGCGTTGATCTGTGTTTCATTCTTTAAAACCTGAACATTTATCACAGTATCTCTTTTGATATACTCATGTGTCATTTGGTACTTAAAAGGTTGAGTTTGTGAACAAAGATATATTTTCTTGGTCTTGGCAACTATGTTATCTGCATTCGGGAAcggagaaggagaagaagaagattgCCTGTTTTTCTCATTGTATAGGGATTCTAATTGAGAAGGGCATATTTAATGAGGGTTGCGTGTTTAACAATCTAGTGCTTGTGATTGTGCAGTTAAAATTAAGTCTTCTGTTTTATATATTCACTATAAAGCTTAATtgattgtttcaaaaattatttaaattctTGATGCAGGTGAGAGTGGGTGATATACTGATTGGAGGTCTAAAATGGAGCAAGCTTCTTGATCCTGAGAAGAAAGGTCAATGGTGGTTGTCGGGTGATATTGGTTCCACAAGTGACAAAATTGAAGACGTTGCCAGCAAAATTGACAGGGAAGCTCCGGAGGCCCAGAGAATGCTGCAGCTTGCTGCTGCTCAAAGGATGAACACAGATGCTAGAAGGGCAATTTTTTGTGTAATAATGAGTGGGGAAGACTTCAGAGATGCTTTTGCAAAACTTTTGAGTTTGGATTTACATGGAAAGCAGGTTAGCCTCACTTTGTGTTCTTCATTCAATCATACACTGCTCAAGTGATTGGGCAACTTACTCTCCTGTCTATGTTTCCAGGATAGAGAGATAATCCGCGTTCTTCTAGAGTGTTGTTTGCAGGAGAAAGTGTTTAATAAATATTATACTGTTCTTGCTCATAAGTTGTGTAAGCATGACAAAAACCACAAGTTCACTTTACAGGtaattaattttccctttagGTCAACAGTGTTGTCTTGCTTAGTTTGAGCTAGGGTGTGGCTGTGTGTAAAATTACCAGTTTTTACTTCAATGTTGATTTTTTTGACTGATcatttctcatttctttttttttttggccaatttcATGGGAAATCAAACTGGGAAACATATAGTAGCAGTTCTTTTCCCACTACACGTTGAGAATCTCAAGGAACAGaaccaccccccccccctttttcccccttttccccttttttcagaaaaaataaAACCTGTGGGTCCCCACCAGTTCAGAAATAGCTCGAGCAATCTTTGTCAGTTATGTGAGCCATTAGACGCATCAATCACATGAAATCTGTGCTCCAAACTAGTTTTGTTGATAATTTGTGATAGTGGCTGCAATTTTGAAGATCAAGTCATGACAACTGAAAAGTGGTGTCTTACAAATTCTAGGTGTAATTATTGCAAGCATACATGGTGAACATGCATTTCGTCCGTATGTGGAATTTATCTTTTGATTTTGGATTTACTTACCTCGTTTTTGATATTGCTCACAGTACTGCCTCTGGGACCATTTCAAAGAGCTTGAAACAATGCCACTGATCAGATCAATGCACCTAGCAAAATTTACTGCTCAGATGGTCGCCTCTTATAGCCTCTCACTTGCAGTATTAAAAGCAGTGGATCTGAGTGATGCTGTGGAATTAACTCCAAAAAGAATCATGCATTTCCGGATGCTATTTGAGGCCATTTTTGAGTTTTCTGATGCACTAGTTTGGAATGCATTTTCGCGTATTGCTGGTACTTCAGAGTATGAATCCCTTCGCACGGGAATCAAATTTTTCGTCAGCAAGTACGTTATTAGCAGCCGAAAACCCCTGGAGCAGAAATTTAAGATTGCAAAGAAGgctttgaaaaatgtgaaaggGCTCCTTATGTGAATCTTGGAATTTTGCTTCCTTGCAGCTGAAATCCGTTACAAATGTAATTATGCGGAGTAAATTTGTGTAATTCAGGCGCATGTAGTTCGGGTGGGGTCTGCCTTGAGTGATGTGGAACAGGATAGCGTCATGCTTATTCGATTTTCTATATTCGCCGCTGTCATCCTCTCATTGGCTTAGATTACTTGGGAATTAACAAAGCATTTGCCAGTATGAGTAACATCCTGATGGTGAGGATGCATTACAATTGGCTACCCTTGTTCCCTCAAAAGGAAGGAGAAATAATTCCTTTGCTCTCTTCCCTCGGTCCGGTGTCCATTGACAATGTCTTGACAGCAATTTACATGAAATATTTGCAACACCATCCCTCTGTCTAGGAAGTAGGAACCCCGAGCGTTAAGACGACCAGGGAGCTCTAGAACCACGTGAACTAAAGGGTGAGGTAAGAGAAGCTAGCAAAGATAAATGTGGAACGTTAATAAATATTGGGCAATggatgcagcaaatgactggaGAGCGGCAATATAATTCCATCTCGGGGCTTAAAAAATAGCATCCACCTTGACATTAACAGGACATGGGAGGTTAAGGTAGACTTTCCTCAAGAGAACTAAAAAACTGAAAAACATTGGGCAGACACAATTCCGTCCAATATTCTCACAATAGAAGATCAAGAGCAATGGCGCATTACTAAG
The Coffea arabica cultivar ET-39 chromosome 6c, Coffea Arabica ET-39 HiFi, whole genome shotgun sequence genome window above contains:
- the LOC113691750 gene encoding uncharacterized protein isoform X2 is translated as MEKTSGEKSRRERRKEARLAKNKKKFDSWVQHKQSSKSRKASLDLKPTCGRKLENDNEHSQNKDNILMVSDAGMDGDFEAPSVARKKIGKSRNSKTKFSEYLQMETGSSGMSAEKDLILERKLAKKLKVKNGKLGGLDDEINLLLDGIPSIFDSIKGADREIKSLENGGALFKPDKWNMSEEVVESEIEYGTEEIENETESVSEEISQSNSEEEDNALELIPSKDSRKEKKRTRKTKFEEYLGMEEMQKGALSANEDVEFERKLSKKLKVKDGKLRGDDDGMNNLFEGISSALDYSADVVSQGNRAKVLDNSSLSNRSGMMKSAKQEQAKSMIGMSLEASERVKNDGLDVVAERVPTASHALGLNTKYVAPHLRSRVQDESEEYAQIRRCVRGLLNRLSESNVESITGEVSTIVQSVGRSVGSQIIIEEVLESCSGGPRGNEQYAATFAAFSAGMACLVGIDFGAKLLASLAKCFEMEYLEEDNVSLRNLTLLLSYLYIFGVCTSDLVYDFMIMLSKRLTEVDVSTILTILQSCGMKVRADDPVGMKTFIQSVQQRANELKASSGNGQSNMSGKRMEFMLETLCDIKNNKKRPKEETVQHTRVKKWLQKVRVGDILIGGLKWSKLLDPEKKGQWWLSGDIGSTSDKIEDVASKIDREAPEAQRMLQLAAAQRMNTDARRAIFCVIMSGEDFRDAFAKLLSLDLHGKQYCLWDHFKELETMPLIRSMHLAKFTAQMVASYSLSLAVLKAVDLSDAVELTPKRIMHFRMLFEAIFEFSDALVWNAFSRIAGTSEYESLRTGIKFFVSKYVISSRKPLEQKFKIAKKALKNVKGLLM
- the LOC113691750 gene encoding uncharacterized protein isoform X1, coding for MEKTSGEKSRRERRKEARLAKNKKKFDSWVQHKQSSKSRKASLDLKPTCGRKLENDNEHSQNKDNILMVSDAGMDGDFEAPSVARKKIGKSRNSKTKFSEYLQMETGSSGMSAEKDLILERKLAKKLKVKNGKLGGLDDEINLLLDGIPSIFDSIKGADREIKSLENGGALFKPDKWNMSEEVVESEIEYGTEEIENETESVSEEISQSNSEEEDNALELIPSKDSRKEKKRTRKTKFEEYLGMEEMQKGALSANEDVEFERKLSKKLKVKDGKLRGDDDGMNNLFEGISSALDYSADVVSQGNRAKVLDNSSLSNRSGMMKSAKQEQAKSMIGMSLEASERVKNDGLDVVAERVPTASHALGLNTKYVAPHLRSRVQDESEEYAQIRRCVRGLLNRLSESNVESITGEVSTIVQSVGRSVGSQIIIEEVLESCSGGPRGNEQYAATFAAFSAGMACLVGIDFGAKLLASLAKCFEMEYLEEDNVSLRNLTLLLSYLYIFGVCTSDLVYDFMIMLSKRLTEVDVSTILTILQSCGMKVRADDPVGMKTFIQSVQQRANELKASSGNGQSNMSGKRMEFMLETLCDIKNNKKRPKEETVQHTRVKKWLQKVRVGDILIGGLKWSKLLDPEKKGQWWLSGDIGSTSDKIEDVASKIDREAPEAQRMLQLAAAQRMNTDARRAIFCVIMSGEDFRDAFAKLLSLDLHGKQDREIIRVLLECCLQEKVFNKYYTVLAHKLCKHDKNHKFTLQYCLWDHFKELETMPLIRSMHLAKFTAQMVASYSLSLAVLKAVDLSDAVELTPKRIMHFRMLFEAIFEFSDALVWNAFSRIAGTSEYESLRTGIKFFVSKYVISSRKPLEQKFKIAKKALKNVKGLLM